A single genomic interval of Drosophila virilis strain 15010-1051.87 chromosome 2, Dvir_AGI_RSII-ME, whole genome shotgun sequence harbors:
- the RpS27 gene encoding small ribosomal subunit protein eS27 produces the protein MPLAKDLLHPLPAEEKRKHKLKRLVQHPNSYFMDVKCPGCYRITTVFSHAQGVVVCAGCATILCQPTGGRAKLTEGCSFRRKPQ, from the exons atgcCG CTAGCAAAAGATTTACTGCACCCTCTGCCCGCTGAGGAGAAACGCAAGCACAAGCTGAAGCGCTTGGTGCAGCATCCCAACTCCTACTTCATGGATGTCAAGTGCCCGGGATGCTACAGAATCACAACCGTGTTCAGTCACGCCCAGGGCGTTGTGGTCTGCGCCGGCTGCGCCACCATTCTGTGCCAGCCAACTGGCGGACGTGCCAAGCTGACAGAAG gCTGCTCGTTCCGTAGGAAGCCACAGTAA
- the LOC6629579 gene encoding J domain-containing protein CG6693 has translation MSTLELCEKYFETRDVYKLMGIAKDAKEKEIKKAYHKLSLLVHPDRVPDAQKDESTEKFKVLSKIYQVLTDTQKRALFDEQGIIDDDDEGKLTNWLDLWSKIFKPLSEEDICNYEKEYVGSEMERTDIKKAYLGGKGCMNYIMNHVPFMKVEDEPRFKEIVAAMIAADEVPEYKIFTEEPAAKRNKRHKKYARESKEATIIKERIQRRREKDAEAAQESSGGNLEQMILSRKNQRESNYNSLMDRLLVKYGGEDDSDTVDFSALDKKRKLKKSKQGQKAAKINGVKNGRVEKPKA, from the coding sequence ATGTCGACTCTGGAATTATGCGAAAAGTATTTTGAGACCCGTGATGTGTACAAGCTAATGGGCATTGCCAAGGACGCCAAAGAGAAGGAGATAAAAAAGGCATACCATAAGCTGTCGCTACTGGTGCATCCCGACCGAGTTCCCGACGCCCAAAAAGACGAATCCACGGAGAAGTTCAAAGTGCTCTCCAAAATTTACCAGGTGCTCACCGACACACAGAAGCGCGCGCTTTTCGACGAACAGGGCATCATagatgacgacgacgagggCAAGCTGACCAATTGGCTGGACTTGTggagcaaaatatttaagccgCTGTCCGAGGAAGATATTTGCAATTATGAAAAGGAATATGTTGGCTCCGAGATGGAGCGCACGGACATCAAGAAGGCCTATTTGGGCGGCAAAGGCTGCATGAACTACATCATGAACCATGTGCCGTTCATGAAAGTGGAGGACGAGCCGCGTTTCAAGGAAATCGTTGCCGCCATGATAGCCGCCGACGAGGTGCCCGAGTACAAGATCTTTACCGAGGAGCCGGCCGCCAAGCGCAATAAGCGCCACAAGAAATATGCCCGAGAATCGAAGGAGGCCACCATCATCAAGGAGCGCATCCAGCGTCGCCGCGAGAAGGACGCCGAAGCGGCACAAGAGTCGTCCGGCGGCAACCTGGAGCAGATGATATTGTCGCGAAAAAATCAACGCGAATCCAACTATAATTCGCTGATGGATCGTCTGCTGGTGAAGTACGGCGGCGAGGATGATTCTGATACAGTTGACTTCAGTGCCCTGGACAAGAAAAGGAAGCTAAAGAAGTCCAAGCAAGGCCAAAAGGCTGCAAAGATAAATGGCGTAAAGAACGGCCGGGTGGAGAAGCCGAAAGCCTAG
- the LOC6629578 gene encoding uncharacterized protein: protein MDAIKKTPVVASQCRVCLGEYDESTMQTLSTENNDADNDNTDGEDEGIQSAAFDKQHLSRSIEYCCGIRIRRSMQLPSLVCERCCDFVRMWFSFRQMCLNTQVYLESLSLHDEKPDNQITSTSEYMEYLYETLQLQALYREKLESVGSPEMGSDYVVDYDDDSIVADATMPPDELDECPKHYLPEIITELEAYEADEGEPIEVEPALIYADDSQTAEADLPLKLEHCDADYDDDNDGFLSPTPSPEPKPTTTAKRKPGRPRKPDSELKSKRKIKGEQLAKNEQQTEDMPTKYMCNLCGNVYPKKAAFTAHMMAHTDYKPHQCEICCKSFRQMGELRAHIRRHTGERPYKCLYCDRHFYDRSEKVRHERVHTNTRPYECKECGKTFTHTAILKNHSLVHSGEKNFNCNICSKSFTLLHQLKAHLQTLTHRSKEEQAFASSSSYILSQENLE, encoded by the exons ATGGACGCAATAAAAAAGACGCCGGTCGTTGCAAGTCAATGTCGTGTTTGCCTAGGAGAATACGACGAGAGCACCATGCAAACACTTTCCACAGAGAATAACGATGCAGATAACGACAATACGGACGGCGAGGATGAAGGCATCCAAAGCGCAGCCTTTGATAAGCAGCATTTGAGCCGGAGTATTGAGTACTGTTGCGGCATTAGA ATACGCCGTTCAATGCAGCTGCCGTCTCTTGTCTGCGAGCGCTGCTGCGATTTTGTGCGCATGTGGTTCAGCTTTCGGCAAATGTGCCTCAATACGCAAGTGTACTTGGAGAGCTTGTCCTTGCATGATGAGAAGCCAGACAACCAGATCACTAGCACAAGCGAGTACATGGAATATCTGTACGAGACGTTGCAGCTGCAAGCGCTTTATCGTGAGAAGCTAGAGTCCGTTGGCTCCCCGGAGATGGGCAGTGATTATGTGGTCGACTATGACGACGATAGCATTGTTGCGGACGCAACAATGCCGCCGGACGAGCTGGACGAGTGCCCCAAGCACTATTTGCCTGAAATAATCACCGAACTGGAGGCGTACGAGGCTGATGAGGGCGAGCCCATAGAAGTCGAGCCGGCTCTGATATATGCAGACGACAGCCAAACAGCGGAAGCTGATCTACCACTTAAGCTGGAGCATTGTGATGCCGATTACGATGATGATAACGATGGGTTCCTGTCGCCCACGCCATCGCCTGAGCCAAAGCCCACCACGACAGCTAAGCGCAAGCCGGGTCGCCCGCGCAAACCGGACAGCGAGCTGAAATCAAAGCGAAAGATCAAAGGCGAGCAGCTCGCCAAGAACGAGCAACAGACTGAGGACATGCccacaaaatatatgtgcaATCTCTGCGGCAATGTCTATCCCAAGAAGGCCGCATTCACGGCTCACATGATGGCACACACCGACTACAAGCCGCACCAATGCGA AATCTGTTGCAAGTCCTTTCGTCAAATGGGCGAACTGCGCGCACACATACGCCGACATACCGGAGAGCGTCCGTACAAGTGTCTGTACTGCGATCGTCATTTCTATGACCGCAGCGAGAAGGTTCGCCACGAGCGTGTGCACACCAACACAAGGCCATACGAGTGCAAGGAGTGTGGCAAGACGTTCACGCACACGGCCATCCTCAAGAACCACAGCTTGGTGCACTCCGGCGAAAAGAACTTCAA ctgcaacatttGCTCCAAGTCATTTACATTGCTGCACCAGTTGAAGGCACATCTGCAGACGCTGACGCACAGAAGCAAAGAGGAGCAGGCCTTCGCCAGCTCCAGCAGCTACATTCTGAGCCAGGAGAATCTGGAATAA
- the Zaf1 gene encoding zinc finger protein 124, whose amino-acid sequence MEICIKWTLCRTCTADTSSQLQPLFDDARLAKQLQEYAGIVARPEDGLPDQICTDCIQNLQSVHTFLTGCRRADAHLRNVVRRTMSSGRCFPSISLDEDTDSSSPSKVGKDARAPKPSISQQQKNRFKTQLVKSLLAEQETPDPETIEAQQLSDEDLSSCADNKNEMLELIAEKQTVLEKLADTSEKNDEDYLLVVSKCVLNLAEGEATDNEGNEYIITDVADNEEEEDDDHDYRQHESYAAEAEAIEPESGAQAVKRLAVDSQSDSEGKSVLKLERLPMEQPASAVASLTVDLGAACEPSSFPRHSCSMCGNSFPNQTQLKSHLRTHRNEKNYECELCSKRFNAACNLTTHMRTHTGEKPYECAHCGRRFADRSTHRKHERMHTNERPYACDICAKTFSLSTTLKAHALSHSKEKPHKCLTCNKGFRLPHQLKAHERTHVHRYEVGIMLYNQDEGDYSSS is encoded by the exons AtggaaatttgcataaaatggACCTTGTGCCGTACCTGCACAGCCGATACAAGTTCCCAGCTGCAGCCGCTCTTCGATGATGCCAGATTGGCGAAGCAATTGCAAGAATATGCTGGCATTGTG GCGAGACCAGAGGATGGCCTGCCCGACCAAATATGCACGGACTGCATTCAAAATCTTCAATCGGTGCACACATTTTTAACAGGCTGCAGACGTGCCGATGCGCATCTCCGAAATGTTGTGCGTCGCACCATGTCCTCGGGCAGATGCTTTCCGAGCATCTCCTTGGACGAGGACACCGATAGCAGCAGTCCATCGAAAGTGGGCAAGGATGCACGTGCTCCCAAGCCAAGCATTTCTCAACAGCAGAAAAACAGATTCAAAACGCAACTCGTGAAGAGTTTACTAGCCGAGCAAGAGACGCCTGATCCGGAAACTATTGAGGCACAACAGCTATCGGACGAGGATTTAAGCAGCTGCGCAgataacaaaaatgaaatgcttGAGCTCATTGCCGAGAAGCAAACTGTATTGGAAAAGTTGGCAGATACATCTGAAAAGAACGACGAGGATTATTTACTTGTCGTCAGCAAATGCGTGCTAAATCTGGCCGAGGGCGAGGCGACCGACAACGAAGGCAACGAGTACATCATAACAGATGTGGCGGACAACGAGGAAGAGGAAGATGATGACCACGATTACAGACAGCATGAAAGTTatgcagctgaagctgaagctatTGAGCCAGAATCTGGAGCTCAAGCGGTAAAGCGTCTCGCCGTGGACAGTCAGTCCGATTCTGAGGGAAAATCTGTGCTGAAATTGGAGCGTTTGCCAATGGAGCAGCCAGCTTCGGCTGTTGCTTCGCTTACGGTTGACCTGGGCGCTGCCTGTGAGCCATCAAGCTTTCCCAGGCACAGCTGCTCCATGTGCGGCAATTCATTTCCAAATCAAACCCAGCTCAAGTCGCATCTGCGCACACATCGCAACGAAAAGAACTACGAATGCGA GCTGTGCTCCAAACGCTTCAATGCCGCCTGCAATCTAACAACTCATATGCGCACCCACACGGGCGAAAAGCCATACGAATGCGCCCATTGTGGTCGCCGCTTTGCGGACCGGAGCACCCATCGAAAGCATGAACG TATGCACACAAATGAACGACCATATGCGTGCGACATTTGTGCCAAGACCTTCTCGCTGTCCACGACATTGAAAGCGCACGCCCTTTCGCACTCCAAAGAAAAGCCACACAAATGCCTGACCTGCAACAAGGGCTTTCGTCTGCCGCATCAGCTGAAGGCTCACGAAAGAACCCACGTGCATCGCTACGAGGTGGGCATAATGTTGTACAACCAGGACGAAGGCGACTATTCCAGCAGCTAA
- the LOC6629628 gene encoding transcription factor Ouib isoform X2: MPEYMICRICLTEDMNVDTMTPLYDEQDVQCPLVRKIEEIGSIKLPPLEDMPSLLCCSCVGSLTSAYKFRELCQESERTFASSVVKAELKLEPTDDPSQIESDTVEYIYEATNEFIDPDEDIEFDAMLEERLEETIEEAETDAAYDDFEATRDLDDKNILLGNASDSDYDPSERLRKPKVRKSRHGKRGRGRPRNPTHTVLKHGQAKPAATASKSNEDTSTNIMCEICGNIYSKRAALNIHMRRHMSEKPFECEICAKTFAGPSELNRHIRVHTGEKPFTCKYCSRSFADRSSNIRHERTHTNERPFSCGTCGKSFSYSNVLKNHMLTHTGEKPFLCLPCNKTFSRKHQLEQHMGTMTHQQTVRALQTTDAVRHSEIY, encoded by the exons atGCCAGAGTATATGATATGCCGAATATGCTTAACAGAAGATATGAATGTTGACACCATGACACCACTCTACGACGAACAGGACGTCCAATGTCCCCTGGTTCGGAAAATAGAGGAAATCGGCAGCATTAAG CTACCGCCACTGGAGGATATGCCTAGCCTGCTCTGTTGCAGTTGTGTCGGTAGCCTGACGAGCGCCTATAAATTTCGGGAATTGTGCCAGGAGAGCGAGCGAACCTTTGCCAGCAGCGTTGTGAAG GCTGAACTAAAATTGGAGCCCACGGATGATCCTTCGCAAATTGAAAGTGATACGGTAGAGTACATTTATGAGGCTACCAACGAGTTTATCGATCCCGACGAGGATATTGAATTCGACGCCATGTTAGAAGAGCGCTTGGAGGAAACAATTGAGGAGGCGGAGACGGATGCGGCCTACGACGACTTCGAGGCGACTCGAGATCTGGATGACAAGAACATATTGCTTGGCAATGCCAGTGACAGTGACTACGATCCCAGTGAGCGTCTGCGAAAGCCAAAGGTGCGAAAATCGCGGCATGGCAAACGTGGTCGCGGACGGCCCCGGAATCCGACACATACAGTGCTGAAGCATGGCCAGGCAAAACCAGCTGCCACGGCCAGTAAATCAAATGAGGACACCTCCACGAACATCATGTGTGAAATATGCGGTAATATCTACTCGAAGCGGGCCGCCCTCAATATTCACATGCGTCGTCACATGTCCGAGAAGCCTTTCGAATGCGA GATCTGCGCCAAGACGTTCGCCGGACCCTCAGAGCTAAATCGGCACATACGAGTGCATACAGGCGAGAAACCGTTTACGTGCAAATACTGTTCCCGCTCATTTGCTGATCGCAGCTCAAATATACGCCACGAAAG aacgCACACAAACGAGCGACCCTTTTCGTGTGGAACATGTGGCAAATCTTTCTCATATTCGAATGTCCTCAAGAATCACATGTTGACGCATACGGGCGAAAAGCCCTTCTT aTGTTTGCCGTGCAATAAGACATTCTCCCGCAAGCaccagctggagcagcacatGGGAACTATGACCCATCAGCAAACTGTTAGAGCTCTGCAGACTACCGATGCGGTACGTCATTCTGAGATATATTAG
- the LOC6629628 gene encoding transcription factor Ouib isoform X1, which translates to MPEYMICRICLTEDMNVDTMTPLYDEQDVQCPLVRKIEEIGSIKLPPLEDMPSLLCCSCVGSLTSAYKFRELCQESERTFASSVVKFFKAELKLEPTDDPSQIESDTVEYIYEATNEFIDPDEDIEFDAMLEERLEETIEEAETDAAYDDFEATRDLDDKNILLGNASDSDYDPSERLRKPKVRKSRHGKRGRGRPRNPTHTVLKHGQAKPAATASKSNEDTSTNIMCEICGNIYSKRAALNIHMRRHMSEKPFECEICAKTFAGPSELNRHIRVHTGEKPFTCKYCSRSFADRSSNIRHERTHTNERPFSCGTCGKSFSYSNVLKNHMLTHTGEKPFLCLPCNKTFSRKHQLEQHMGTMTHQQTVRALQTTDAVRHSEIY; encoded by the exons atGCCAGAGTATATGATATGCCGAATATGCTTAACAGAAGATATGAATGTTGACACCATGACACCACTCTACGACGAACAGGACGTCCAATGTCCCCTGGTTCGGAAAATAGAGGAAATCGGCAGCATTAAG CTACCGCCACTGGAGGATATGCCTAGCCTGCTCTGTTGCAGTTGTGTCGGTAGCCTGACGAGCGCCTATAAATTTCGGGAATTGTGCCAGGAGAGCGAGCGAACCTTTGCCAGCAGCGTTGTGAAG TTTTTCAAGGCTGAACTAAAATTGGAGCCCACGGATGATCCTTCGCAAATTGAAAGTGATACGGTAGAGTACATTTATGAGGCTACCAACGAGTTTATCGATCCCGACGAGGATATTGAATTCGACGCCATGTTAGAAGAGCGCTTGGAGGAAACAATTGAGGAGGCGGAGACGGATGCGGCCTACGACGACTTCGAGGCGACTCGAGATCTGGATGACAAGAACATATTGCTTGGCAATGCCAGTGACAGTGACTACGATCCCAGTGAGCGTCTGCGAAAGCCAAAGGTGCGAAAATCGCGGCATGGCAAACGTGGTCGCGGACGGCCCCGGAATCCGACACATACAGTGCTGAAGCATGGCCAGGCAAAACCAGCTGCCACGGCCAGTAAATCAAATGAGGACACCTCCACGAACATCATGTGTGAAATATGCGGTAATATCTACTCGAAGCGGGCCGCCCTCAATATTCACATGCGTCGTCACATGTCCGAGAAGCCTTTCGAATGCGA GATCTGCGCCAAGACGTTCGCCGGACCCTCAGAGCTAAATCGGCACATACGAGTGCATACAGGCGAGAAACCGTTTACGTGCAAATACTGTTCCCGCTCATTTGCTGATCGCAGCTCAAATATACGCCACGAAAG aacgCACACAAACGAGCGACCCTTTTCGTGTGGAACATGTGGCAAATCTTTCTCATATTCGAATGTCCTCAAGAATCACATGTTGACGCATACGGGCGAAAAGCCCTTCTT aTGTTTGCCGTGCAATAAGACATTCTCCCGCAAGCaccagctggagcagcacatGGGAACTATGACCCATCAGCAAACTGTTAGAGCTCTGCAGACTACCGATGCGGTACGTCATTCTGAGATATATTAG
- the LOC6629627 gene encoding transcription factor Ouib: MTLKCRTCATVIYNINAKNLFERENSDILMNIEMVAGTALVSSPELPSHICACCLLDLKQAVYHIKVFRERCIKTQEQLLSTRIRVEPFSEGDSEFVYEFNSYDTIKLENNINVEKVSVKSNRSKDDSEDEEAELMEFHENEEDSSNEMEASFVEGFTEDTHSLITGAFSSNSQGTNEEFRESADQDLNQYVSYIDISTSPSFRKSKTRSFANVLIKHPETSESANKETCKEKTNGSSLETKTHKVKKTYLSWKNLTEEQIIERRRQQRRRDCICDQCGRHFTDQSNFKLHLLRHTGVKNFKCKECSRLFYTEHLLQLHERTVHRGERPYACKYCDKTFNSSTTRVIHERSHTNVRPYSCEYCDKSFISTSALKRHDLTHNGVRSFYCKICDKTFQRNTHLKAHLRSKLHALRETNISLLREFE, encoded by the exons atgacgCTCAAATGCCGTACCTGCGCAACTGTAATTTACAACATAAACGCCAAGAATCTCTTTGAGCGTGAGAACTCGGACATCCTAATGAACATTGAAATGGTAGCCGGAACGGCG CTGGTAAGCAGTCCCGAGCTGCCATCCCACATATGCGCTTGCTGTCTTCTTGACCTGAAACAAGCCGTATATCATATAAAAGTATTCCGTGAGCGCTGCATCAAGACTCAAGAGCAACTGTTGAGCACCCGCATCCGGGTCGAACCCTTTTCGGAAGGTGACTCGGAATTCGTTTATGAATTCAACAGCTATGATACTATTAAACtggaaaataatattaatgtcGAGAAAGTATCAGTTAAAAGCAATAGATCAAAGGATGATTCCGAGGATGAGGAAGCAGAGTTAATGGAATTTCATGAAAATGAAGAGGACAGTTCAAATGAAATGGAAGCTAGCTTTGTTGAAGGCTTCACCGAAGATACCCACTCTTTGATTACAGGAGCATTTAGTAGCAATAGCCAAGGAACAAACGAAGAGTTTCGCGAAAGCGCAGACCAGGACTTAAATCAATATGTAAGCTACATCGACATAAGCACATCTCCCAGTTTCAGGAAAAGCAAAACTAGAAGTTTTGCCAATGTCCTCATTAAACATCCAGAAACCAGTGAAAGCGCAAATAAGGAAACCTGCAAAGAGAAGACGAATGGAAGCAGCTTAGAGACTAAAACACACAAAGTCAAAAAAACCTACCTCAGCTGGAAGAATCTGACGGAGGAGCAAATTATCGAACGCCGGAGGCAACAGCGGCGTCGGGACTGCATATGCGATCAGTGCGGCCGGCACTTCACGGACCAAAGCAACTTTAAATTGCACCTGTTGCGGCACACGGGTGTCAAGAACTTCAAGTGCAAGGAGTGCAGCAGACTCTTCTACACCGAAcacctgctgcagctgcatgaGCGGACGGTGCATCGCGGCGAGCGGCCCTATGCCTGCAAGTACTGCGACAAGACTTTCAATAGCAGCACGACGCGTGTAATCCATGAACG ctcCCATACAAATGTGCGTCCTTACTCGTGTGAATATTGCGATAAATCATTTATTTCTACGTCTGCTCTGAAGCGACATGATTTAACACACAATGGCGTGCGATCATTTTA CTGTAAAATATGCGACAAAACATTTCAAAGAAATACTCATTTAAAGGCTCACTTACGTTCCAAACTGCATGCCTTAAGAGAAACGAATATTAGTTTATTGCGAGAGtttgaataa
- the LOC6629626 gene encoding zinc finger protein 771, which translates to MKMEDFCRTCGKTVNADSCINIFSPMGRRLLHCVRTITNCWLENVAGFPIYMCEDCQTLVKKVNSFRKRCSKIEAFLVKRKAKLSTNNISPPTSDQAKISDPLRIEEPVDIKVEPTPVQQQQIDNDVNNQLQEDFEETSESDYGDPPDSDGYADISFDEDIEEPPSDSFTHAATQAEPELQPKSPAHIDPHRKPKMGSRKYTMRVGKRTMYIKLTNDKQPKRIVDRERQWASARPCICEHCGRQFKDGSNLNVHLLRHTGTKNYECPECNEKCYTLHLLRRHQLKHTEGPYECTFCGLQYSTNSSRVRHEREACKKGRAPQSKTELIKRGERTFHCDVCDLWFLRAGNLTQHINSSNHIANARIKNKKLQLKQKKSLNMNPIS; encoded by the exons atGAAAATGGAAGATTTTTGCCGAACCTGTGGCAAAACGGTGAACGCAGACAGTTGCATTAACATCTTTTCTCCCATGGGTCGTCGTCTTTTGCACTGCGTGCGCACCATAACAAACTGTTGG TTGGAAAATGTGGCCGGGTTTCCGATCTATATGTGCGAGGACTGCCAAACGCTGGTAAAGAAGGTTAACTCCTTTCGCAAACGCTGCTCAAAAATTGAAGCCTTTCTCGTTAAACGTAAGGCCAAACTGAGCACAAACAATATTTCCCCCCCAACGTCCGACCAAGCCAAGATTTCTGACCCACTTCGTATTGAGGAACCAGTCGATATAAAGGTGGAGCCAACGCCcgtacaacagcagcagatcGACAATGATGTTAATAATCAGCTGCAGGAAGACTTTGAAGAAACGAGCGAAAGTGATTATGGAGATCCGCCTGATTCTGATGGCTATGCGGATATATCTTTTGATGAGGATATTGAGGAGCCGCCCAGTGATTCATTTACTCATGCTGCTACCCAAGCCGAACCCGAATTACAACCAAAAAGTCCAGCGCACATTGATCCACATAGAAAACCTAAAATGGGCTCCCGCAAGTATACAATGCGTGTGGGAAAGAGAACCATGTACATTAAACTGACCAACGATAAACAACCGAAACGCATTGTGGATCGCGAGCGACAATGGGCATCGGCACGACCCTGCATCTGTGAGCACTGTGGTCGCCAATTCAAAGATGGCAGCAATCTCAATGTGCATCTGTTGCGGCACACCGGCACCAAGAACTACGAGTGTCCGGAATGCAACGAAAAGTGCTACACATTGCATCTGCTGCGGCGCCATCAGCTGAAACACACTGAAGGTCCCTACGAGTGCACCTTCTGCGGACTACAATACAGTACAAACAGCTCTCGAGTGCGCCACGAACG CGAGGCTTGCAAAAAAGGTCGAGCGCCGCAGTCAAAAACGGAGCTCATCAAACGAGGTGAACGCACATTTCA ctgtGACGTCTGTGATCTATGGTTTCTGCGTGCCGGCAACCTAACCCAGCATATAAATTCATCAAATCATATTGCTAACGCgcgcataaaaaacaaaaagttacaactaaaacaaaagaaatcgCTAAATATGAATcctatatcttga
- the LOC6629625 gene encoding uncharacterized protein, with protein sequence MKCAVQNCANKFKSRQKHSQQLSFFSFPKNPEILKKWVSFCRKYNKEKLKAPLKSVICNEHFKEEDIQGALQFQMGLCSKRTLRPGAVPCINKNDESAVERERSEKRKNKKLVAELLEEAAAREAAEASGAIVIAPDFIRNTGIVSVPDFVSATGNAFIPFTPTPSESDPLAEERAEFDLCTKGSDNNERLTDQIRCRTCCRLFVVDENTKDLCDEQNAVMLYHIEVITGIWVQCKEGMSPYMCSGCVNNLRTAIDFRETCIRAELQLTGGDVDEFPAVIKENGREILNAQDTELVQICENDAKDDFVSVFPAEEQNSQTTVIEPLSLAAGQQVNLTIRPSAADPNSIALGAQIYEDLLNEYRGKDKLPRPRQRKATNQRPNAARNRKRKPREPKPKRPKRTKEEKNRIRREQIRAMPLNHVCDQCGASFRVRCNLTIHMLRHTRTKNYPCSECPKKFYDAYMRNIHIRVRHRGELPFECNYCRKAFGSSNTRYLHEKKVHGASPRIHRNVNRLNKRIELSDEQQEKQTPNEQDQKEIVRHFCSYCDKSYATKYALNWHNNLHIGAKPFKCKFCDMSFADPQSKKKHEMKHDSKRPFECDICLKGFYVRSKLKEHERIHTGERPYRCDVCNAFFRYKFNLYSHQFSKMHKENLQKLTKIEIVDDSN encoded by the exons ATGAAGTGTGCGGTGCAAAACTGCGCCAACAAGTTCAAGTCAAGACAAAAACACTCCCAGCAATTGAGTTTCTTTAGCTTCCCCAAAAACCcggaaatattaaaaaaatgggTCTCGTTTTGTCGCAAATACAACAAAGAGAAACTTAAGGCTCCGCTGAAGAGTGTCATTTGCAATGAGCACTTCAAGGAGGAGGATATCCAAGGAGCATTACAATTTCAAATGG GCCTGTGCTCAAAGAGAACGCTGAGACCAGGAGCCGTGCCTTGCATCAACAAAAACGATGAAAGCGCAGTTGAACGAGAGCGATCCGAAAAGCGAAAGAACAAGAAGTTGGTCGCCGAGCTGTTGGAGGAAGCGGCTGCGCGAGAAGCAGCTGAGGCCAGCGGAGCAATTGTCATAGCGCCAGACTTCATTCGAAATACTGGCATTGTCTCTGTGCCCGACTTTGTGAGTGCTACGGGCAACGCCTTCATTCCATTTACGCCGACGCCCAGTGAAAGCGATCCTTTGGCAGAGGAAAGGGCAGAGTTTGACTTGTGCACAAAAGGTAGCGACAATAATGAAAGACTAACTGATCAGATAAGATGTCGCACCTGCTGTAGACTCTTCGTTGTCGATGAAAATACTAAGGATCTGTGCGATGAACAAAATGCCGTCATGTTATATCATATCGAAGTTATAACTGGCATTTGG GTCCAATGCAAGGAGGGAATGTCACCGTACATGTGCTCCGGATGCGTCAATAATCTGCGTACAGCCATTGATTTTCGGGAAACATGTATCCGGGCAGAACTGCAGCTTACCGGGGGCGACGTGGACGAGTTTCCAGCTGTCATTAAAGAAAACGGCAGAGAAATATTGAATGCACAAGATACAGAGCTAGTGCAGATTTGTGAGAATGATGCAAAAGATGATTTTGTTTCGGTATTTCCGGCGGAAGAGCAAAATAGTCAAACGACTGTAATTGAGCCTTTGTCCCTTGCAGCGGGACAGCAAGTGAACCTGACAATACGTCCATCGGCTGCAGATCCAAATAGCATTGCATTGGGTGCACAGATTTATGAGGATCTTCTGAATGAATATAGGGGCAAGGATAAACTTCCCCGTCCACGACAAAGAAAGGCAACGAACCAAAGGCCAAACGCAGCAAGAAATCGGAAACGAAAACCTCGGGAACCAAAACCGAAGCGTCCCAAACGCacaaaagaggaaaaaaatcGCATACGTCGTGAACAGATCAGAGCCATGCCACTAAATCATGTGTGCGATCAGTGCGGCGCCTCTTTTCGAGTGAGATGTAATCTAACGATACACATGCTGCGTCATACGCGGACGAAAAACTATCCGTGCTCCGAGTGCCCTAAGAAATTTTACGATGCCTATATGCGAAATATTCACATACGAGTGAGGCACAGAGGAGAGCTGCCATTTGAATGCAATTATTGTCGAAAAGCATTTGGTTCATCTAACACGCGATATCTGCACGAAAA AAAGGTTCATGGAGCATCTCCACGTATTCACAGGAATGTGAATCGCTTGAACAAAAGAATTGAATTGTCAGATGAGCAACAGGAGAAGCAGACGCCGAATGAGCAGGACCAAAAGGAAATTGTTCGGCACTTTTGTTCGTATTGCGATAAAAGCTATGCGACCAAATATGCACTCAATTGGCATAACAATCTGCACATCGGGGCCAAGCccttcaaatgcaaattttgcgATATGAGCTTTGCAGATCCCCAATCGAAAAAGAAGCACGAAATGAAGCACGATAGTAAACGTCCGTTTGAGTGCGACATTTGTCTGAAGGGCTTCTATGTACGCAGCAAGCTAAAGGAACATGAACGCATTCACACGGGGGAACGTCCCTATAG GTGTGACGTCTGCAACGCTTTCTTTCgatataaattcaatttatattcGCATCAGTTTAGCAAAATGCATAAGGAAAACCTGCAAAAGCtgacaaaaattgaaatcgtCGATGATTCAAATTAA